The proteins below are encoded in one region of Metabacillus dongyingensis:
- a CDS encoding heavy metal translocating P-type ATPase: MLVNENAYHREHDENTKFDRLKEYGELIAAIVSGILILIGWAIQTNQGTAAAALFISAFLIGGYAKAKEGIEETLDEKKLNVELLMVFAAIGSGIIGYWIEGAILIFIFALSGALETFTLNKSQRELSALMELQPEEASLLKDGNEIRVHVSSLEIGDLIAVKPGERIPTDGEIASGTTSIDQAAITGESIPVEKKAEDTVFAGTVNINGSITVKVTKNSDQTLFQKIIKLVQSAQSEKSPSQQFIEKFEGTYVKGVLIAVALMMVLPHFLLGWSFNESFYRAMVLMVVASPCALVASITPATLSAISNGARNGLLFKGGVHLEKLSKLKVIAFDKTGTLTKGEPVVTDVKISKNADEAEVFKAVLSIEKQSNHPLAKAIVSYIEKKYPSLHPEMLDVQEQSGFGVTAKWKNEMWSVGKPVAENEEENEMAAFGLERAHEGKTIVYVKNDSGIAAVLSLQDVLRKDAVQAIDELKKAGIHTVMLTGDNESTAQSVASAARVDQFISECLPDDKVAEVKKLGKKYGHTAMIGDGINDAPALAAASVGIAMGEGTDVALETADVVLMKNDLTKLKKAIEVSRKMDKIVKQNIIFSMSVIALLICSNFLQVLDLPLGVIGHEGSTILVILNGLRLLR, translated from the coding sequence ATGCTTGTAAATGAAAATGCATATCATCGGGAACATGATGAGAATACAAAATTTGATAGACTAAAAGAATATGGGGAATTGATTGCTGCCATTGTCTCTGGAATCCTTATTTTGATAGGATGGGCCATTCAAACAAATCAGGGGACCGCAGCTGCAGCTTTATTTATATCAGCTTTTTTAATTGGCGGATATGCGAAAGCAAAAGAAGGAATTGAGGAAACACTTGATGAGAAAAAGCTGAATGTAGAATTGCTGATGGTCTTTGCAGCTATTGGTTCAGGAATCATTGGATACTGGATTGAAGGCGCCATTTTAATCTTTATTTTTGCATTAAGCGGGGCGCTTGAAACCTTTACACTGAACAAAAGCCAGCGTGAGCTCTCGGCACTGATGGAGCTTCAGCCTGAGGAGGCTTCCCTGCTTAAAGACGGCAATGAAATAAGAGTTCATGTTTCATCGCTTGAGATTGGAGACTTGATTGCTGTAAAGCCAGGTGAACGAATTCCGACAGACGGTGAAATTGCATCTGGAACAACAAGTATTGATCAGGCAGCAATTACAGGTGAATCCATCCCTGTTGAGAAAAAAGCGGAAGACACTGTTTTCGCCGGCACAGTTAATATTAATGGTTCTATAACAGTAAAAGTAACAAAAAACAGCGATCAAACCCTTTTTCAGAAGATTATTAAGCTCGTTCAATCTGCTCAGTCAGAAAAGTCGCCTTCACAGCAATTTATTGAGAAGTTTGAAGGAACTTATGTAAAAGGTGTATTGATTGCCGTTGCCTTGATGATGGTTTTGCCGCATTTTCTGCTTGGGTGGAGCTTCAATGAGAGCTTCTACCGGGCGATGGTTCTGATGGTGGTGGCCTCACCATGCGCCCTGGTCGCATCTATAACGCCTGCGACTCTGTCAGCCATCTCTAATGGTGCAAGAAATGGCCTGCTATTTAAGGGGGGAGTTCATTTAGAGAAGTTAAGCAAGCTGAAGGTAATTGCTTTTGACAAAACAGGGACGCTCACAAAAGGGGAACCTGTTGTGACAGATGTGAAAATCAGCAAAAATGCAGATGAAGCTGAAGTGTTCAAAGCGGTGCTGTCAATTGAAAAGCAGTCCAATCATCCGCTTGCAAAGGCGATTGTAAGCTATATCGAAAAGAAATATCCATCTCTTCATCCCGAAATGCTGGATGTACAGGAGCAATCAGGTTTTGGCGTAACGGCCAAATGGAAGAATGAAATGTGGAGTGTAGGAAAGCCCGTCGCGGAAAATGAGGAAGAGAACGAGATGGCGGCATTCGGCTTAGAGAGAGCACATGAGGGGAAAACAATTGTCTATGTAAAAAATGATAGCGGGATCGCGGCCGTTCTGAGCCTTCAGGATGTGCTCAGAAAGGATGCCGTTCAAGCGATTGATGAGCTCAAAAAAGCAGGAATTCACACGGTCATGCTGACTGGAGATAATGAGTCCACAGCACAATCCGTGGCAAGTGCTGCAAGAGTAGACCAATTTATTTCGGAATGCCTACCTGATGATAAAGTGGCAGAAGTGAAGAAACTTGGGAAGAAGTACGGTCATACAGCAATGATCGGGGACGGCATAAATGATGCTCCAGCACTGGCTGCGGCGAGTGTAGGAATTGCAATGGGCGAAGGAACGGATGTCGCCCTTGAAACAGCGGATGTTGTCCTGATGAAAAATGATTTGACCAAACTGAAAAAAGCCATTGAAGTCTCCAGGAAAATGGATAAGATTGTGAAACAGAATATCATTTTCTCAATGTCAGTTATTGCACTGCTGATTTGCTCGAATTTCCTGCAGGTGCTCGATTTGCCGCTTGGTGTAATCGGACATGAAGGAAGCACGATCCTTGTTATCCTGAATGGACTGCGGTTATTAAGATAA
- a CDS encoding GDYXXLXY domain-containing protein: protein MSKLIPLGYLSAIIFVISGILSFFASNWSGFERLEKVGLAIGMMILFYGASFLSGKILSNREALPKWLLVGGAISFGAAAALIGQIYNSHADSYLLYFIWMLPSIALAVITRYQPFAILSYGLLLLSYWFYMFPASVSINRSDFEEWLIYFGMVILNAIVFGLAYFLKLKPLQYAAFTVIHLFLIIMSFYEVFEPYSSWMNIVYLFVIILSYFLFMKKDSHHTLTIIAFVMLGVFALSKYAELSIRLADKIGPYSFYLFSILGTLLFLGGGIYFAVRVTRKAPDDSLMYKVFKNILIVIITFTSSLLLSFSLGGLLFLIFQSEYSLAVFSLLFIGTAVFWKKLYTAARYTLFITGILIALGVLFILNAGTAILFIAVGFVMILIEREKFLQFLAYSFMLASFISLFSVHLQWMENFRIVLALLSIAQFLLMMVPIDKVRQLSSFCLFYGFLLLYPAAFWGTDWQETLVYQILYFGLSAAMLAFYHKRDGLVKKNITWVFFILFFIGLYYDFAWKLLHKSLTFLLLGLLIFAAVRYFDKEKPAGVTVFTNRTWALIAAVFTLQLAFTGSQSFLNEKALDEGKVVVLELEPLDPRSMLQGDYVQLRYEAGRYEPEDGVKTGSVITVKVKKDSKGVYRPTGETAKGRAAEAFKEPEADEAYLTGKYNGYDGLILGIESFFVEEGTGMELERHAKYAKVIVSDEGNALLVDVKSDLSSLK, encoded by the coding sequence TTGAGCAAACTCATTCCGCTGGGATATCTCAGTGCAATCATTTTTGTTATATCGGGCATTCTTTCTTTTTTTGCTTCCAATTGGAGCGGTTTTGAACGATTGGAAAAGGTGGGTCTTGCAATTGGTATGATGATTTTATTTTATGGAGCAAGCTTTTTGAGCGGAAAGATTTTGTCCAACCGGGAGGCTCTCCCGAAGTGGCTGCTTGTCGGAGGAGCAATCTCGTTTGGTGCTGCAGCAGCTCTGATCGGGCAAATATATAATTCACATGCTGACAGTTATCTATTATATTTCATCTGGATGCTGCCTTCGATTGCGCTTGCTGTCATTACGCGATATCAGCCTTTTGCCATTCTTAGCTATGGGCTATTGCTGCTTTCATACTGGTTTTACATGTTTCCGGCAAGCGTATCCATCAATCGTTCGGATTTTGAAGAGTGGCTCATTTATTTTGGCATGGTCATTCTTAATGCCATTGTATTTGGCTTAGCTTATTTCTTAAAGCTAAAACCTCTGCAATACGCAGCTTTTACAGTCATTCATCTCTTTTTGATCATCATGTCGTTTTACGAGGTGTTTGAACCTTATAGTTCCTGGATGAACATCGTGTACTTGTTTGTCATTATTCTTAGCTACTTCCTTTTTATGAAAAAAGACAGCCATCATACGCTGACAATTATTGCGTTTGTGATGCTGGGCGTTTTTGCCCTTTCTAAATATGCAGAACTCAGTATAAGACTTGCCGATAAAATCGGGCCATACAGCTTTTATTTGTTTTCCATCCTTGGGACACTGCTCTTTTTGGGAGGCGGTATTTACTTTGCAGTCCGTGTAACGAGGAAAGCGCCGGATGATTCGCTGATGTATAAAGTGTTTAAAAATATTCTGATTGTGATTATAACCTTCACCTCGTCTCTCTTGCTATCATTCAGCCTTGGCGGATTATTGTTCCTTATCTTTCAGTCAGAATATAGCCTTGCTGTGTTCAGTCTTCTATTTATAGGCACAGCCGTTTTTTGGAAAAAGCTCTATACAGCTGCACGGTACACCTTATTTATTACAGGAATTTTAATAGCATTAGGAGTTCTTTTCATACTTAATGCCGGCACCGCCATTCTCTTTATTGCGGTAGGTTTTGTGATGATCCTGATCGAACGGGAAAAATTTCTTCAGTTTCTCGCCTATTCTTTTATGCTTGCGAGCTTCATCAGTCTATTTTCTGTGCACTTACAATGGATGGAGAATTTCCGCATTGTTTTAGCCCTTTTATCCATTGCTCAATTCTTGCTGATGATGGTGCCGATTGATAAAGTGAGACAGCTGAGCAGCTTCTGCCTCTTTTACGGCTTCCTGCTTCTTTATCCGGCCGCCTTCTGGGGAACAGATTGGCAAGAAACGCTTGTCTATCAGATTCTGTATTTTGGACTTAGTGCAGCCATGCTTGCCTTTTATCATAAAAGAGATGGCCTTGTGAAGAAAAATATAACCTGGGTATTTTTTATCCTCTTTTTCATCGGCCTGTATTACGATTTTGCCTGGAAGCTGCTTCACAAATCGCTGACCTTTCTGCTCCTTGGCCTGCTGATTTTTGCAGCTGTGAGATACTTTGATAAAGAAAAACCTGCAGGAGTAACCGTTTTTACAAACAGAACCTGGGCTTTGATTGCAGCAGTTTTTACCCTTCAGCTTGCTTTTACAGGATCCCAGAGCTTTTTAAATGAAAAAGCTCTGGATGAAGGGAAAGTGGTTGTGCTTGAACTTGAACCGCTTGATCCAAGGTCAATGCTTCAGGGAGATTATGTACAGCTGAGATATGAAGCCGGAAGATATGAACCGGAAGATGGCGTTAAAACCGGATCTGTCATCACCGTTAAGGTGAAAAAAGACAGCAAGGGCGTTTACAGGCCGACTGGAGAAACGGCAAAAGGAAGAGCAGCGGAAGCTTTCAAAGAGCCTGAAGCGGACGAAGCCTATCTGACTGGAAAATATAATGGCTATGACGGCCTCATTCTAGGAATCGAATCCTTTTTTGTAGAAGAGGGAACAGGGATGGAACTGGAACGGCATGCAAAATATGCAAAAGTGATAGTCTCTGATGAAGGCAATGCCCTGCTTGTAGATGTGAAAAGCGATTTATCTTCTCTGAAATAA
- a CDS encoding DUF3243 domain-containing protein, translated as MSNHQVKDESIQTEKIEKKLDSMNNEKMEAILRDFEEFKSYLGEKVEAGKRLGLSDEMLAKGAEKVANYLANNVEPRNSEENLLNELWKVGNDEERHFLAHMLVKLANGSN; from the coding sequence ATGTCAAACCATCAAGTAAAAGACGAATCCATTCAGACAGAAAAGATTGAGAAGAAGCTAGATTCAATGAACAATGAGAAAATGGAAGCGATCCTTCGGGATTTCGAAGAATTCAAATCGTACTTAGGCGAAAAAGTTGAAGCAGGCAAGCGTTTAGGTTTAAGCGATGAAATGCTTGCTAAAGGCGCTGAGAAAGTTGCAAACTATCTGGCTAATAACGTTGAACCGCGCAACAGCGAAGAGAATCTATTAAATGAACTCTGGAAAGTCGGCAATGATGAAGAAAGACATTTCCTTGCACATATGCTCGTTAAACTGGCGAACGGGTCAAATTAA
- a CDS encoding M24 family metallopeptidase, which yields MQKERLMKLTDWLKQQDTDAAFISSTENIFYLTNFHTNPHERLMGLFIFKEEEPFFICPGMEVSQAKAAGFDGEIIGYADHENPWDKVNAAIVKRGQQNVKKAAVEKELLSFARAEQLLNILTGAELVSAEEIMNQLRLIKDDKELEILREASALADFGVEVGVQALQSGISEMDVLAKIEYELKRKGIREMSFSTMVLFGEKSGQPHGNPGLTSLKSGDFVLFDLGVVLDGYCSDITRTFAYQSISEKQKEIYDTVLKAQLKALDASKPGTRIGELDQIARDVITNAGYGDFFPHRLGHGLGISVHEFPSMSHTNNDLLQEGMVYTIEPGIYVPDIGGVRIEDDVYITNTGHETLTKFPKELQIIK from the coding sequence ATGCAAAAAGAAAGATTAATGAAGCTTACTGACTGGCTGAAGCAGCAGGATACAGATGCTGCCTTTATTTCATCAACTGAAAACATTTTCTACTTAACAAACTTTCACACAAATCCCCATGAGAGATTAATGGGTTTATTTATTTTTAAAGAAGAAGAGCCATTTTTTATTTGCCCTGGAATGGAAGTTTCACAGGCAAAAGCAGCAGGTTTTGACGGGGAAATTATCGGATATGCCGATCATGAAAATCCATGGGACAAAGTAAATGCAGCCATCGTAAAAAGAGGGCAGCAGAACGTTAAAAAGGCAGCAGTTGAAAAAGAACTTCTTTCTTTTGCCCGCGCTGAGCAGCTTCTTAACATTCTGACAGGAGCAGAACTTGTTTCAGCGGAGGAAATCATGAATCAATTGCGTCTGATCAAAGACGACAAAGAGCTTGAGATTTTAAGAGAGGCATCAGCGCTTGCAGATTTCGGCGTTGAGGTAGGTGTTCAGGCTCTTCAATCAGGCATCAGCGAAATGGACGTTCTTGCAAAAATCGAATATGAACTAAAACGAAAAGGGATTCGTGAAATGTCCTTTTCTACAATGGTCCTGTTCGGTGAAAAATCAGGACAGCCCCATGGCAATCCTGGCTTAACTTCGTTAAAATCTGGAGACTTCGTTTTATTTGATCTTGGTGTCGTACTTGATGGCTACTGCTCAGATATTACGCGTACATTTGCCTATCAATCGATCAGTGAAAAGCAAAAAGAAATCTATGATACAGTGCTAAAAGCTCAATTAAAAGCGCTGGATGCAAGCAAACCAGGCACCAGAATCGGTGAATTGGATCAAATCGCACGGGATGTCATCACAAATGCAGGCTATGGCGATTTCTTCCCGCATCGATTGGGACATGGCCTTGGCATTAGCGTGCACGAATTCCCGTCGATGAGCCATACGAATAATGACCTGCTTCAGGAAGGCATGGTTTATACAATTGAACCAGGCATTTACGTTCCTGATATCGGCGGCGTCCGCATTGAAGATGACGTGTATATTACGAATACAGGTCATGAAACGCTGACAAAGTTTCCAAAAGAGCTTCAAATCATCAAATAG
- a CDS encoding thermonuclease family protein: MKKWFLLIFAAFMISGCSETANNETPAAETEKKNISSKEESPPEEAAPAESEIEADSENENFIPAKVVRVIDGDTVKVLVNGKEETLRLLLVDTPETVHPNKPVQPFGPEASSFAKETLSGKEVELELDVGERDKYGRLLVYLHADGKMFNKLLIEKGLARVGYVYAPNTKHVDEFIKLQKTAQKKEIGIWSIENYAAEDEGFNVAEKKSEDPKETQTEACTIKGNISSSGDKIYHLPEGQYYDATKEEEMFCSEDEAVNAGYRASKR; this comes from the coding sequence ATGAAAAAATGGTTCCTGCTGATTTTTGCAGCCTTTATGATATCGGGATGTTCTGAAACAGCGAATAATGAGACACCTGCTGCTGAAACTGAAAAGAAAAATATATCCTCTAAAGAAGAGAGTCCTCCTGAGGAAGCAGCTCCGGCTGAATCCGAAATAGAAGCAGATTCTGAGAATGAAAATTTCATTCCAGCCAAGGTAGTCAGGGTCATCGACGGTGACACAGTCAAGGTTCTTGTGAATGGGAAAGAAGAGACGCTGCGCCTGCTGCTTGTCGACACACCGGAAACCGTTCATCCAAACAAACCTGTACAGCCGTTTGGACCTGAAGCAAGCAGCTTTGCAAAAGAAACACTTTCAGGTAAAGAGGTGGAGCTTGAACTGGATGTTGGAGAACGTGATAAATATGGAAGGCTCCTGGTCTATCTTCACGCTGACGGCAAGATGTTCAATAAACTTCTTATCGAAAAAGGACTTGCACGTGTGGGTTATGTTTATGCCCCGAATACGAAGCATGTAGATGAGTTTATTAAGCTTCAAAAAACTGCTCAGAAAAAGGAGATTGGCATCTGGAGCATAGAAAATTATGCCGCTGAGGACGAAGGATTTAATGTTGCTGAAAAAAAATCAGAAGATCCGAAAGAAACACAAACAGAGGCCTGCACAATCAAAGGGAATATTTCTTCATCAGGAGACAAGATTTATCATCTGCCTGAAGGACAATATTATGATGCAACAAAAGAAGAAGAAATGTTCTGTTCTGAGGATGAAGCGGTCAATGCCGGATACCGGGCATCTAAAAGATAA
- a CDS encoding TVP38/TMEM64 family protein, which produces MILGKKLSELWTHLLMSAIAAVCVFVFLPSVLTIYKGIFTVILLVILSINLVLIIMKKANYLKITRLALVYLSIFLIIVCLIFYTTEFLVMTDAKGLESVVGGNTLLGKLLFLLICFLQPIVLPLPEAVTIPVGSAVFGSFTAAYLSFFGTISGIAVMFLIARHGGQKLVVKIVKEKHLHSYQQYVEKNETAILFLLFIIPVLPDEIICLGAGIGGVSFSRFLLIASLSKLMTASSLSYSVQLAKSLSLTGQELIMTVSLAAFGFMILSIGVKWLLNKRKKNSSIHYEKNAEK; this is translated from the coding sequence GTGATTCTTGGAAAGAAACTGTCTGAATTGTGGACGCATTTATTGATGAGCGCGATTGCAGCTGTGTGCGTGTTTGTGTTTTTGCCGTCGGTGCTGACAATTTATAAAGGTATATTTACAGTCATTTTACTAGTCATTCTGTCTATTAATCTTGTCTTGATTATCATGAAAAAAGCGAACTATTTAAAAATTACGAGGCTCGCCTTAGTGTACTTGAGCATTTTTCTTATTATTGTCTGTCTGATTTTTTATACAACAGAGTTTTTGGTTATGACGGATGCAAAAGGTTTGGAGAGCGTTGTAGGCGGAAACACCCTATTAGGCAAACTCCTTTTTCTCCTTATTTGCTTCCTCCAGCCAATCGTCCTGCCCTTGCCTGAAGCTGTTACGATTCCGGTAGGCAGTGCAGTTTTTGGCTCATTTACCGCAGCTTATCTGAGTTTTTTCGGAACGATTTCCGGAATAGCTGTCATGTTCCTCATAGCTAGGCACGGCGGACAAAAACTTGTTGTAAAAATAGTGAAAGAAAAGCACTTGCACAGCTACCAGCAGTATGTCGAAAAAAATGAAACGGCGATTCTTTTCCTCTTGTTTATTATCCCGGTTCTTCCAGATGAAATCATTTGCCTTGGAGCGGGGATAGGCGGAGTTTCTTTCAGCAGATTTCTCCTGATTGCTTCTCTGTCAAAACTAATGACTGCCTCATCTCTTTCCTATTCAGTCCAATTGGCAAAAAGCCTCTCACTGACCGGACAGGAATTAATCATGACTGTGTCACTTGCTGCTTTTGGATTCATGATTTTATCGATAGGAGTAAAATGGCTTTTAAATAAAAGAAAAAAGAACAGCAGCATTCATTATGAGAAAAACGCTGAAAAATAG
- a CDS encoding DUF1659 domain-containing protein, which yields MAETIILDSQLRLVFDMGMDEKGEQVFKYKNYNNVKTTATAEQLLQAASAITGLQTQILSHVERNDSHQVTA from the coding sequence ATGGCAGAAACAATCATTCTTGATTCACAGCTTCGCCTTGTATTCGATATGGGCATGGATGAAAAAGGAGAGCAGGTATTTAAATACAAGAATTACAACAACGTAAAAACAACAGCAACCGCTGAACAGCTGCTGCAGGCAGCATCTGCAATTACAGGTCTGCAAACACAAATTTTATCTCATGTAGAACGAAACGATTCTCATCAGGTAACAGCTTAA
- a CDS encoding DUF2922 domain-containing protein encodes MAKTLELQFLNEEGKQVKINIDSPKEPVIESDVSKAMDLILASSAFTSPGGDVISKKGARIVERNLTDLTIG; translated from the coding sequence ATGGCGAAAACGCTGGAGCTTCAATTTTTAAATGAAGAGGGCAAGCAGGTGAAAATCAACATCGATTCTCCAAAAGAACCGGTAATTGAGAGTGATGTGTCAAAAGCAATGGACCTTATCTTAGCTTCAAGTGCTTTTACATCTCCGGGCGGAGACGTTATCAGCAAAAAAGGGGCACGTATCGTTGAAAGAAATTTAACAGATCTTACAATCGGATAA
- a CDS encoding YvrJ family protein: MEQWIQLVSEVGFPIMVTLYLLHRIESKLDTLNASIQMLPKQWNK; the protein is encoded by the coding sequence ATGGAACAGTGGATTCAATTAGTAAGCGAAGTCGGATTTCCGATTATGGTTACTCTCTACCTGCTACACAGGATTGAAAGCAAACTGGACACTCTGAATGCGTCCATTCAAATGCTCCCGAAGCAGTGGAATAAGTAA
- a CDS encoding cation diffusion facilitator family transporter, whose translation MDVYQDLKKGERGAWLSIGAYILLAAAKLGIGYVYSSQALLADGLNNGTDVIASAAVLIGLKISQKPPDLDHPYGHFKAEAIAALVASFIIMSVGIQVLFEGFQSIIEPKTESPKLITAWAAIISAIIMYGVYRYNKSLAKKINSKALIAAAHDNRSDALVSVGAFAGIVASQFGIAWFDTVTAITIGFIICKTAWDIFKETAHSLTDGFDDQKLLNFKETVEKTPGVDRIKDIKARYLGSSVLVDVVIEVHAGLNVTESHKITDEVEKRMEVEHRISHVHVHIEPS comes from the coding sequence TTGGACGTTTATCAAGATTTAAAAAAAGGAGAACGAGGTGCCTGGCTGAGCATCGGAGCTTACATTCTTCTTGCAGCAGCCAAGCTTGGCATTGGCTATGTGTATTCTTCACAGGCCCTCCTTGCAGATGGTCTGAATAACGGAACAGATGTCATTGCATCAGCAGCTGTTTTAATTGGCCTGAAAATTTCCCAAAAGCCGCCTGACCTTGATCATCCCTACGGGCATTTTAAAGCAGAGGCCATTGCTGCATTGGTTGCTTCATTTATAATCATGTCTGTCGGTATTCAGGTTTTGTTCGAAGGGTTTCAATCCATCATAGAGCCAAAGACAGAATCACCCAAGTTAATCACTGCATGGGCAGCCATCATCAGTGCGATTATTATGTATGGGGTTTACCGATACAACAAATCATTGGCAAAAAAAATCAATTCAAAAGCTCTGATCGCAGCAGCCCATGATAACCGCTCCGATGCTCTAGTAAGCGTAGGAGCTTTTGCAGGAATAGTCGCGTCACAATTCGGCATAGCCTGGTTTGACACCGTTACGGCGATCACAATCGGATTCATTATTTGCAAAACGGCATGGGATATTTTTAAAGAAACAGCTCATTCGTTAACAGACGGTTTTGATGATCAGAAGCTGCTGAACTTTAAAGAAACTGTTGAGAAAACGCCAGGAGTCGACAGGATCAAGGATATAAAAGCGCGATACCTTGGAAGCAGTGTCCTTGTAGACGTGGTTATCGAGGTGCATGCAGGACTGAATGTAACCGAGAGCCACAAAATTACAGATGAAGTAGAAAAAAGAATGGAAGTTGAACATCGTATCTCGCATGTACATGTCCATATCGAACCATCCTGA
- a CDS encoding putative holin-like toxin codes for MTIFESLVVMVSFATLIVAVLGFGQKK; via the coding sequence GTGACAATCTTTGAAAGTTTAGTTGTAATGGTATCTTTTGCTACGTTAATTGTGGCAGTGCTCGGCTTTGGGCAAAAAAAATAG